The [Actinobacillus] rossii genome contains a region encoding:
- the nhaA gene encoding pH-dependent sodium/proton antiporter produces the protein MLKSLQHFFKMESASGILLLTFAVLAMIFANTGLQSTYFDFLDIPVAIQFGSFIIHKTLIHWINDGFMAVFFVLVGMEVKREIFEGSLSSVQKAVFPAIAALGGMLIPAGVYWLITQNNPELHNGWAIPMATDIAFALGIVALLSKQVPTALKVFLLALAIIDDLGAIIVIALFFSEELSMQALMFAAVAIVGLFTLNRFKIGHIAPYFVIGSILWASVLKSGVHATLAGVIIGFSIPLKDRTGESPLHQFEHALAPWSAFFISPLFAFGNAGVSLGNINAETAISALPLGIALGLFLGKPLGVFSFCYIAVKLGVAKLPDGINFKQIFAIAVLCGIGFTMSMFLSGLAFSGESDSAMTTLSRLGILMGSCFSAILGYMLLKATTKQA, from the coding sequence ATGCTGAAGTCATTACAACATTTTTTCAAAATGGAATCCGCAAGCGGTATTCTACTCTTGACCTTTGCCGTACTGGCTATGATTTTTGCGAATACAGGATTACAATCCACTTACTTTGATTTTCTCGATATTCCTGTTGCCATTCAGTTTGGTTCTTTCATTATTCACAAAACCTTAATCCATTGGATTAACGATGGCTTTATGGCGGTATTTTTTGTTCTCGTGGGAATGGAAGTCAAACGTGAAATCTTTGAAGGTTCGCTTTCCAGTGTACAAAAAGCTGTATTTCCTGCCATTGCTGCGCTCGGGGGAATGTTAATTCCTGCGGGTGTTTACTGGTTAATTACGCAAAATAATCCCGAACTACACAACGGTTGGGCAATTCCTATGGCAACGGACATTGCTTTTGCATTAGGTATCGTTGCCTTACTAAGCAAACAAGTGCCTACGGCATTAAAGGTATTTTTGTTAGCCTTAGCCATTATTGATGACTTAGGTGCAATCATTGTGATCGCATTATTCTTCTCTGAAGAATTGAGTATGCAAGCACTGATGTTCGCGGCAGTAGCCATTGTGGGATTATTCACACTCAACCGCTTTAAAATCGGTCACATTGCCCCTTATTTTGTAATCGGTTCTATTTTATGGGCATCCGTATTAAAATCAGGCGTTCACGCGACTTTAGCCGGCGTGATTATTGGTTTTAGTATTCCGTTAAAAGATAGAACGGGTGAAAGCCCATTACACCAATTTGAACATGCTCTTGCCCCTTGGAGCGCATTTTTTATCTCACCGTTGTTTGCTTTCGGAAACGCCGGAGTATCTTTAGGCAATATTAATGCGGAAACTGCCATTTCGGCATTACCATTAGGCATTGCACTAGGCTTATTTTTAGGTAAACCGCTTGGGGTTTTTAGTTTCTGCTACATCGCCGTAAAACTTGGCGTTGCAAAACTCCCAGATGGTATTAATTTCAAACAAATTTTTGCTATTGCAGTCTTGTGCGGAATTGGCTTTACAATGTCTATGTTCCTTTCTGGACTTGCTTTTAGTGGTGAATCAGATAGTGCAATGACGACATTATCAAGATTGGGCATATTAATGGGATCTTGTTTCTCTGCAATATTGGGTTATATGCTACTAAAAGCAACAACAAAACAAGCTTAA
- the glpR_1 gene encoding DeoR family transcriptional regulator yields the protein MIPAERQKTLLNLISKQNVISINNLVSILGVSHMTVRRDIQKLEEEGKVISVSGGVQLLERLSTEPTHDDKSLLATTEKIAISKKAVELIQEYSTIYLDAGTTTLEIAKQIANRNDLLVITNDFVIAHYLMINSQCNIMHTGGLINKSNRSSMGEFAAQFLHQISVDIAFISTSSWNLKGLTTPDEQKIPVKKAIIQSSQKNILVTDSSKYGKVATFLLYPLSSLDTIICDKGLPENAQARIAEMNVELFLV from the coding sequence ATGATTCCTGCTGAACGGCAAAAGACGTTATTAAACTTAATTAGTAAACAAAATGTTATCAGTATAAATAACTTAGTAAGTATCTTAGGTGTATCACATATGACCGTACGTCGTGATATCCAAAAGCTCGAAGAAGAGGGAAAAGTCATCTCTGTGTCAGGTGGTGTTCAATTGCTTGAACGTTTATCTACTGAACCAACACATGACGACAAATCATTGCTGGCAACAACTGAAAAGATAGCGATTAGTAAAAAAGCAGTTGAGTTAATACAAGAATATTCCACTATATATCTAGATGCTGGCACAACAACACTTGAAATCGCAAAACAAATCGCTAATCGAAACGATCTACTGGTGATTACTAATGATTTTGTTATTGCCCATTATTTAATGATAAATAGCCAATGTAATATTATGCATACTGGTGGACTCATTAATAAATCAAATCGTTCATCTATGGGAGAATTTGCTGCCCAGTTTCTACATCAAATTTCAGTTGATATTGCGTTCATCTCTACTTCATCTTGGAATTTAAAAGGGTTAACCACACCCGATGAACAAAAAATCCCTGTCAAAAAGGCTATTATCCAATCAAGCCAAAAGAATATCCTTGTTACTGACTCATCCAAATATGGAAAAGTAGCCACATTCTTACTATATCCACTTAGTTCACTAGATACTATTATCTGCGATAAAGGGTTACCGGAAAATGCTCAAGCTAGAATCGCTGAAATGAATGTTGAATTATTTTTAGTATAA
- the garR gene encoding 6-phosphogluconate dehydrogenase yields the protein MENQNYSVAVIGLGSMGMGAAVSCVNAGLTTYGIDLNPVALEKLKAAGAQAVATNGNDFAHELDAVVILVVNAAQANAVLFGENGIAKNLRAGTAVMVSSTMAAQDAQAISQKLTELGLIMLDAPVSGGAAKALKGEMTVMASGSKEAFAKLQPVLDATAAKVYNIGEEIGLGATVKIVHQLLAGVHIAAGAEAMALASKAGIPLDVMYDVVTNAAGNSWMFENRMKHVVDGDYTPLSMVDIFVKDLGLVNDTAKSLHFPLHLASTAYSMFTEASNAGYGKEDDSAVIKIFSGVNLPKKGA from the coding sequence ATGGAAAATCAAAATTATTCAGTTGCAGTAATTGGTCTTGGTTCTATGGGTATGGGTGCAGCAGTGTCTTGTGTGAATGCAGGTTTAACCACTTATGGTATTGATTTAAATCCCGTTGCCCTTGAGAAATTAAAAGCCGCTGGCGCACAAGCGGTAGCAACAAACGGCAATGATTTTGCTCATGAATTGGATGCAGTGGTGATTTTAGTCGTTAATGCCGCGCAAGCAAACGCCGTATTATTTGGTGAAAATGGCATTGCGAAAAACTTAAGAGCCGGTACAGCTGTGATGGTGTCTTCCACAATGGCAGCACAAGATGCACAAGCAATTTCACAAAAATTAACAGAATTAGGTTTAATTATGTTAGACGCGCCAGTTTCTGGTGGTGCAGCAAAAGCATTAAAAGGTGAAATGACTGTAATGGCATCAGGTTCAAAAGAAGCCTTTGCAAAATTACAACCTGTGTTAGATGCCACAGCGGCGAAAGTGTATAACATTGGTGAAGAAATTGGCTTAGGTGCAACGGTCAAAATCGTGCATCAATTATTAGCAGGCGTACATATCGCTGCTGGTGCAGAAGCAATGGCGCTGGCCTCAAAAGCGGGTATTCCACTTGATGTAATGTATGACGTCGTAACCAATGCGGCAGGTAATTCTTGGATGTTTGAAAACCGCATGAAACACGTGGTGGACGGCGATTATACACCGCTTTCTATGGTGGATATTTTCGTGAAAGATTTAGGCTTGGTCAACGATACCGCAAAATCACTTCATTTCCCACTTCATTTAGCCAGCACCGCTTATTCCATGTTTACCGAAGCGAGCAACGCAGGTTATGGTAAAGAAGATGACAGTGCGGTAATTAAAATTTTCAGTGGCGTGAATTTACCGAAAAAAGGAGCGTAA
- a CDS encoding Hrp-dependent type III effector protein produces MLGVIADDFTGASDIASFLVENGLSCVQMNGVPKQPLNSKVDAIVISLKSRSNPVNEAIEQSLSAYNWLKDNSCTQFYFKYCSTFDSTAKGNIGPVTDALLDELNEDFTVITPALPVNGRTIFNGYLFVGDQLLSESGMKNHPITPMTDANLMRLMDAQAKGKTGLVAYADVIKGATRVKERFAELKAQGYRYAVVDAADNSQLEVLAEAVADLKLVTGGSGLGAYMAARLSGGKKGTNAFTPTKGKTVVLSGSCSVMTNKQVEKYKEKAPHLHLDAAHAINNPNYVEELYQWVVANLDSPLAPMVYATVPPETLKEIQNQFGVDKASHAIENTFAKLAAKLKQYGVTNFINAGGETSSIVVQQLGYTGFHIGKQIAPGVPWLKAVEEEIYLALKSGNFGKEDFFEYAQGMFV; encoded by the coding sequence ATGTTAGGTGTTATTGCAGATGATTTTACTGGCGCCAGCGATATTGCCAGTTTCCTAGTGGAAAATGGCTTGAGTTGCGTGCAAATGAATGGCGTGCCTAAACAACCATTGAACAGTAAAGTGGATGCTATTGTTATCAGCTTAAAATCGCGTTCCAATCCAGTCAATGAAGCGATTGAGCAGTCATTAAGTGCTTATAACTGGCTAAAAGATAACAGTTGCACACAGTTCTATTTTAAATATTGTTCAACCTTTGACAGCACGGCAAAAGGCAATATCGGCCCTGTCACCGATGCTTTACTGGATGAATTGAATGAAGATTTTACCGTGATTACACCAGCCTTACCGGTAAATGGTCGCACGATTTTTAATGGTTATTTATTTGTTGGTGATCAGCTGTTAAGTGAATCAGGCATGAAAAATCACCCGATTACACCAATGACCGATGCCAATTTAATGCGTTTAATGGACGCGCAAGCCAAAGGTAAAACAGGCTTGGTAGCTTATGCCGATGTAATTAAAGGTGCGACACGTGTGAAAGAACGTTTTGCAGAACTCAAAGCCCAAGGCTATCGCTATGCGGTGGTGGACGCAGCAGATAATTCACAACTAGAAGTGTTAGCAGAAGCGGTTGCGGATCTTAAATTAGTTACAGGTGGTTCGGGCTTAGGCGCTTATATGGCGGCACGTTTAAGTGGTGGCAAAAAAGGCACAAATGCGTTCACACCAACGAAAGGCAAAACTGTGGTGCTTTCAGGGTCTTGCTCTGTGATGACGAATAAGCAAGTAGAAAAATATAAAGAAAAAGCACCGCACTTACACCTTGATGCAGCACACGCGATTAACAATCCAAACTATGTAGAAGAACTTTATCAATGGGTTGTTGCGAATTTAGATTCACCGCTTGCTCCAATGGTATATGCCACTGTGCCACCTGAAACATTGAAAGAAATTCAAAATCAATTTGGTGTGGATAAAGCCAGCCACGCTATTGAAAATACCTTTGCTAAATTAGCAGCGAAATTAAAACAATATGGCGTAACAAACTTTATCAACGCAGGTGGGGAAACTTCGAGCATTGTAGTGCAACAACTTGGTTACACAGGTTTCCACATCGGTAAACAAATCGCTCCAGGTGTGCCTTGGTTAAAAGCCGTGGAAGAAGAGATTTATCTTGCATTGAAATCAGGCAACTTCGGTAAAGAAGATTTCTTTGAATATGCGCAAGGAATGTTTGTATGA
- the mtnB gene encoding putative aldolase, with amino-acid sequence MTDLEQKELMVQLGRSFYERGYTVGGAGNLSVRLDENRVLVTPTGSSLGRLKAEHLSVLDMEGNLLEGDKPSKESVFHLAIYQKNPECKAIVHLHSTYLTALSCLDGLDPNNAMRAFTPYYVMRVGKLQVIPYYRPGSPEIARELSERALTAKAFLLANHGVVVTGSDLLDAADNTEELEETAKLFFTLQGQKIRYLTDEEVKDLENRGK; translated from the coding sequence ATGACAGATCTCGAACAAAAAGAATTGATGGTGCAACTCGGACGTTCTTTTTATGAGCGGGGTTACACCGTAGGCGGTGCAGGCAATTTATCTGTCCGCCTTGATGAAAATCGGGTATTAGTTACGCCAACAGGTTCATCTTTAGGTCGTTTAAAAGCAGAACATTTGTCCGTGTTGGATATGGAAGGCAATCTCTTGGAAGGTGATAAACCATCAAAAGAATCGGTATTCCATTTGGCAATATACCAAAAAAATCCTGAATGCAAAGCCATTGTGCATTTACATAGCACTTATTTGACCGCACTTTCTTGTTTAGATGGATTAGATCCAAACAATGCAATGCGTGCATTCACTCCCTATTACGTAATGCGAGTGGGCAAACTGCAAGTGATTCCTTATTACAGACCAGGTTCGCCTGAAATCGCTAGAGAACTCAGTGAACGCGCCTTAACTGCAAAAGCCTTTTTACTCGCTAATCACGGCGTGGTGGTAACAGGTTCCGACTTGCTCGATGCCGCAGATAATACCGAAGAGTTAGAAGAAACCGCCAAATTATTCTTCACCTTGCAAGGGCAAAAAATCCGTTACTTAACAGATGAAGAAGTCAAAGATCTCGAAAACAGAGGAAAATAA
- the ygbM gene encoding hydroxypyruvate isomerase, which produces MPKFAANLTMMFNEVPFLDRFEAAAKAGFKYVEYLWPYDYPAEELKAKLDQYGLTQVLFNTSAGDIAKGEWGIAAIPGREADARKHIDQALDYAITLNCPTVHIMAAVVHEGESREAYKQTFVENIRYAAEKFKPHGINICLEALSPEVKPNYFLKSQYDTLEIVELVDRDNVFVQLDYFHAQNVDGNLSRLTDKLNGKFAHVQIASVPDRHEPDEGEINYQYIFDKLDEIGYTGYVGCEYKPRGETVAGLDWFQQYK; this is translated from the coding sequence ATGCCTAAATTTGCAGCAAACTTAACAATGATGTTTAACGAAGTGCCATTTTTAGATCGTTTTGAAGCTGCCGCTAAAGCAGGTTTCAAATATGTGGAATATTTATGGCCTTATGACTATCCTGCTGAAGAGTTAAAAGCCAAACTTGATCAATATGGTTTAACTCAAGTCTTATTTAATACTTCCGCTGGCGATATTGCCAAAGGTGAATGGGGCATTGCCGCCATTCCAGGGCGTGAAGCAGACGCGCGCAAACATATTGACCAAGCCCTTGATTACGCCATTACCTTAAATTGCCCAACGGTTCATATTATGGCAGCAGTTGTCCATGAAGGGGAAAGCCGGGAAGCCTATAAACAAACCTTTGTGGAAAATATTCGCTACGCTGCGGAGAAATTCAAACCGCACGGCATTAATATTTGTTTGGAAGCCTTAAGCCCTGAAGTCAAACCTAATTATTTCTTAAAAAGCCAATACGACACCTTGGAAATTGTGGAACTAGTCGATCGCGATAACGTTTTTGTTCAACTAGATTATTTCCATGCGCAAAATGTCGATGGCAATCTTTCTCGTTTAACCGATAAGTTAAACGGCAAATTTGCTCACGTTCAAATTGCCTCCGTGCCAGACCGCCACGAACCAGACGAGGGCGAAATTAACTACCAATATATCTTCGATAAGCTCGATGAAATCGGTTATACCGGATATGTTGGCTGTGAATATAAACCACGTGGTGAAACCGTGGCGGGATTGGATTGGTTTCAACAGTATAAATAA
- the rfaD_2 gene encoding ADP-L-glycero-D-manno-heptose-6-epimerase: MKVVITGGQGFLGQRLAKTLLTQNNVQIDDLILIDVVKPIAPHNDPRVRCYEMDLREPTGLDELITKETDAIFHLAAIVSSHAEQDPDLGYEINFLATRNLLEICRKNNPKVRFIFSSSLAVFGGELPETILDSTAFTPQSTYGTQKAMCELLINDYTRKGFVDGIVTRLPTICIRPGKPNKAASSFVSSIMREPLHGEEAICPVSQDLRLWLSSPNTVVSSFIHALTLPSLPQRSWHTINLPGFSVTVKQMLSDLSQVKGEEILEHIKFEFDESINNIVASWPARIDNTQALALGFNVDSNFQSIIQQFIEYDM; this comes from the coding sequence ATGAAAGTTGTCATTACTGGTGGACAAGGGTTCTTAGGACAACGTTTAGCCAAAACGCTATTAACCCAAAATAATGTTCAAATTGATGATTTAATTTTAATTGATGTTGTTAAACCTATTGCGCCACATAACGATCCTCGTGTTCGATGTTACGAAATGGATTTACGTGAGCCAACAGGATTAGATGAATTAATTACCAAAGAAACAGATGCTATTTTTCATTTAGCCGCAATTGTTAGTAGTCATGCAGAACAAGATCCTGACTTGGGTTATGAGATCAATTTTTTAGCAACACGTAACCTACTTGAAATTTGTCGCAAAAATAACCCTAAAGTTCGGTTTATTTTCTCGAGTTCTTTAGCAGTATTTGGTGGTGAATTACCTGAAACTATTTTAGACAGCACTGCTTTCACACCACAATCTACTTATGGTACACAGAAAGCAATGTGTGAGTTATTAATTAATGACTATACACGTAAAGGCTTCGTTGATGGTATTGTTACTCGCTTGCCAACCATTTGTATTCGACCAGGTAAACCAAATAAAGCCGCTTCTTCATTTGTGAGTAGTATTATGCGTGAACCATTACATGGAGAAGAAGCTATCTGTCCAGTATCGCAAGATCTACGTTTATGGTTATCTAGTCCAAATACAGTAGTATCGAGCTTTATTCATGCTTTAACTCTGCCATCTTTGCCACAAAGAAGTTGGCATACCATTAATCTTCCAGGATTTAGTGTCACTGTAAAACAAATGCTATCTGATTTAAGTCAAGTAAAAGGAGAAGAGATTTTAGAACATATTAAATTTGAGTTTGATGAAAGCATTAACAATATCGTTGCCAGCTGGCCTGCAAGAATTGATAACACACAGGCATTAGCTTTAGGCTTTAACGTAGATAGCAATTTCCAGAGCATTATCCAACAATTTATTGAATATGATATGTAG
- the gntT gene encoding gluconate transporter: MFGLPIPIIGLLIAVFILVFLVLRTRVHAFIAMLIAASIAGLVGGMSADETLSSITKGFGGTLGGIGIVIGLGVMMGSVLEVSGAAEKMAYSFIRMLGQKKEEWALAITGYVVSIPIFVDSAFVILYPVAKALAKNGKRSLLTLGVALAGGLVVTHHTVPPTPGPLGVAGLFGVDIGAMLLIGMAMAVLPVVGIVLYAKWLDKKYPHFNQEVFTEEELRQKYDNYIESREKKELPSLGLSLLPIVLPIALIFIKAVVHLFVKDVPEALATMPYQIVSFLGHPVIALALSVLISVYTLLPKVDKNTTALHLEEGVKTAGIILLVTGAGGALGAVLRDSGAGKQLAEQIANLPISPILIPFIVSTLVRFIQGSGTVAMITAASISAPILAQIPGVNMLLAAQAATMGSLFFGYFNDSLFWVVNRMMGINDVKKQMIVWSVPTTIAWGIGGISVILANLIFGNDGSVFDLLFPVVVLAGILFYIKLQNKNL; encoded by the coding sequence ATGTTTGGCTTACCTATTCCAATTATTGGATTATTAATTGCGGTATTTATTCTCGTTTTTCTCGTCTTGAGAACACGTGTTCATGCTTTCATCGCGATGTTAATTGCCGCATCCATTGCTGGCTTAGTGGGTGGTATGTCAGCAGATGAAACACTAAGTTCCATTACCAAAGGATTTGGTGGCACACTTGGTGGTATCGGTATTGTTATCGGGCTTGGTGTGATGATGGGAAGTGTTTTAGAAGTTTCTGGTGCTGCAGAAAAAATGGCATACAGCTTTATCAGAATGTTAGGTCAGAAAAAAGAAGAATGGGCATTAGCGATTACGGGTTACGTAGTAAGTATTCCAATTTTCGTAGATTCCGCATTTGTTATTCTCTATCCTGTGGCAAAAGCACTTGCAAAAAATGGTAAACGCTCATTATTAACCTTAGGTGTTGCCTTGGCGGGTGGTTTAGTCGTTACTCACCATACAGTTCCGCCAACACCAGGTCCGTTAGGTGTAGCTGGTTTATTTGGTGTTGATATTGGCGCAATGCTATTAATTGGTATGGCAATGGCAGTATTGCCAGTAGTGGGAATTGTTCTTTATGCTAAATGGTTAGATAAAAAATATCCTCACTTTAATCAAGAAGTCTTTACTGAAGAAGAATTAAGACAAAAATATGATAACTATATTGAAAGTCGCGAGAAAAAAGAGCTTCCGAGCTTAGGACTTTCTTTACTACCTATCGTATTACCAATCGCCTTAATTTTTATCAAAGCAGTTGTTCATTTATTTGTTAAGGACGTACCTGAAGCACTTGCGACCATGCCTTATCAGATCGTTTCATTCCTTGGACACCCAGTTATTGCCTTAGCATTAAGCGTGTTAATTTCTGTTTACACATTACTACCAAAAGTAGATAAAAATACCACCGCACTTCATCTTGAAGAAGGTGTTAAAACAGCAGGTATTATCTTATTGGTAACAGGTGCTGGTGGTGCATTGGGTGCCGTATTACGTGATAGTGGTGCTGGAAAACAGTTAGCAGAACAAATTGCAAACTTGCCTATTTCGCCTATTTTAATTCCATTCATCGTATCAACTTTAGTACGTTTTATTCAAGGTTCTGGTACGGTTGCAATGATTACTGCGGCTTCAATTTCTGCTCCAATCCTTGCACAAATACCTGGTGTTAATATGTTATTAGCTGCCCAAGCCGCCACGATGGGATCTCTATTCTTTGGTTATTTTAATGATAGCTTATTCTGGGTAGTTAACCGTATGATGGGCATCAATGATGTGAAGAAACAAATGATCGTTTGGTCTGTGCCAACAACAATTGCTTGGGGAATTGGTGGTATTTCAGTGATTCTTGCTAACTTAATTTTTGGCAATGATGGCTCTGTATTTGACTTACTTTTCCCTGTGGTTGTGTTAGCTGGAATTTTATTCTATATCAAACTTCAGAATAAAAATCTCTAA
- a CDS encoding phospholipase/carboxylesterase gives MLKIFLLLSLVTTFDVVAQESISKNIKPLQVTFLAEITAQGQKVNGVALEYEDDVLSGSDLRKTYQVFTTLDGQESIPRTILRAYVNDEPTLSATPKKGKFVIIELDNQDKNADLYALKIENDQAMQFKGRDKEGNIIVIEKKQANKVPQYYGEKLVYQIDQTGYLKLTNGKTLDRTQIIESASMSKIRTPWLDQFAAKNIYLKDKANFLNYRIFTPHFEQEKKYPLTIFLHGSGQVGSDNLAHLLSSKGVISTLQYEDGVVLAPQYQSVFDPFDDMTKGQKGGIHWQTDNRRDLVFKMIDDTLQQYPQIDKSRIYLVGLSRGSEGALNLLLARPHFFAGALLMSGREAYTYEWIDGNATKENLTPIRDIPMWFFHSEEDKISPVKGSRINVNILNSLNAPNTKYTEFTTEKAGDNGIVNDNAHNTWDAVFNSPEVMQWLLQQKRK, from the coding sequence ATGCTAAAAATATTCCTACTACTTTCTCTTGTCACTACATTTGACGTTGTAGCTCAAGAGAGTATTTCTAAGAATATCAAACCACTTCAGGTAACCTTTTTAGCTGAAATTACAGCACAAGGGCAAAAAGTTAATGGAGTAGCATTGGAATATGAAGATGATGTACTTTCAGGTTCTGATCTTCGAAAAACCTATCAAGTATTTACTACACTTGATGGACAAGAATCAATTCCTCGAACTATTTTGCGTGCCTATGTAAATGATGAACCTACTTTATCTGCTACCCCTAAAAAAGGAAAATTCGTCATTATTGAATTGGATAATCAAGACAAAAATGCAGATCTTTATGCTCTGAAAATTGAAAATGATCAAGCAATGCAATTCAAAGGACGAGATAAAGAGGGCAATATCATTGTCATCGAAAAAAAACAGGCCAATAAAGTACCTCAATACTATGGAGAAAAATTAGTTTATCAAATTGATCAAACTGGGTATCTGAAACTAACTAATGGTAAAACCTTAGATAGAACACAAATTATTGAGTCAGCAAGCATGAGCAAAATCAGAACTCCTTGGCTTGATCAATTTGCTGCCAAAAATATTTATTTGAAAGATAAAGCTAATTTCTTAAATTATCGAATTTTTACACCGCACTTTGAGCAAGAGAAAAAGTATCCGTTAACTATTTTTCTTCATGGTTCAGGACAAGTAGGTTCTGACAATTTAGCTCATTTGCTTTCAAGTAAAGGTGTTATTTCAACTTTACAATATGAAGATGGAGTAGTGCTGGCCCCTCAATATCAAAGTGTTTTTGATCCTTTCGATGATATGACAAAAGGTCAAAAAGGCGGTATTCATTGGCAAACTGATAATCGTCGAGATCTAGTATTCAAAATGATTGATGACACTCTACAGCAATATCCTCAAATTGATAAATCGCGTATTTATTTGGTTGGTTTATCTCGTGGTTCTGAGGGCGCACTAAATCTTTTACTTGCTAGACCACATTTTTTTGCAGGAGCATTGCTAATGAGTGGACGTGAAGCCTACACATATGAGTGGATTGATGGTAATGCAACAAAAGAAAATCTTACACCAATCAGAGATATTCCTATGTGGTTTTTCCATAGCGAAGAGGACAAAATATCCCCAGTCAAAGGCTCTCGTATTAATGTCAATATCTTGAATAGCTTGAATGCCCCAAACACCAAATATACTGAATTTACCACAGAGAAAGCTGGCGATAACGGTATTGTGAATGATAATGCACATAATACTTGGGATGCAGTATTTAATAGCCCTGAAGTTATGCAATGGTTATTACAACAAAAACGTAAATAA
- the kynB gene encoding cyclase family protein: protein MFMYLSHPLDPKDVAWPGEPSIEVIRCTDINEETPFSSFISKVPNHFGTHMDAPRHFVKEGLSINDLPIEYFCHKNVALLEIPKGEAEGIIKEDLEHYADILSKVSFVLLRTGFEKYRVEKPEIYQNEGPYIAVNAGQYLSDNFPNLKGIGIDFLSIGSSSSRIPERENPKNCHQAILGFHTGRFTTVIEDMHLAELATGAKIKQFFNAPLRIIGLDSSQVTCIAEVE from the coding sequence ATGTTTATGTATTTATCTCACCCTCTTGATCCTAAAGATGTAGCTTGGCCTGGAGAACCCTCTATTGAGGTTATTCGTTGTACAGATATAAATGAAGAAACACCTTTTAGTAGTTTTATTAGTAAAGTGCCGAATCATTTTGGCACACATATGGATGCACCTCGTCATTTTGTTAAAGAAGGGCTTAGTATTAATGATCTGCCTATTGAATATTTCTGCCATAAAAATGTGGCTTTATTAGAGATCCCCAAAGGCGAAGCAGAAGGGATTATTAAAGAAGATTTAGAACATTATGCCGATATTCTCAGTAAGGTTTCTTTTGTTTTATTAAGAACGGGATTTGAGAAATATAGGGTAGAAAAGCCAGAAATTTACCAAAATGAAGGGCCGTATATTGCAGTCAACGCAGGGCAATATCTTTCAGATAATTTCCCAAATTTGAAAGGAATAGGGATTGATTTTTTATCAATTGGTTCTTCCTCATCTCGAATCCCAGAGAGAGAAAACCCCAAAAATTGTCATCAAGCGATCTTAGGTTTTCATACTGGTAGATTTACGACGGTCATTGAAGATATGCACCTAGCAGAATTAGCAACAGGGGCAAAAATTAAGCAATTCTTCAATGCCCCACTTCGTATTATTGGTTTAGATTCTAGTCAAGTTACCTGTATTGCCGAAGTTGAATAA